In Methylomagnum ishizawai, one DNA window encodes the following:
- a CDS encoding two-component system sensor histidine kinase NtrB, with protein MFQTLLSWFFRGDFLPHGNCLIWSRGLIELHVISDALTGLAYYSIPFGLAFFVRRRTDLVYRWMFILFASFILACGTTHFFDIWVLWHPDYAVQGILKAVTAAVSVCTAILLWPVLRRALYLPSPAELARINARLEREIACHREAVAHLEAEAAGRRLLEEKLRRNEARLRAILDTAVEGIVTIDDQGVIELCNPAAAQMFGYTVDELLGRNVNQLMPQPLREAHDALLAKTRISSPNRSLSCGRELSGLRKNGSVFPVEIAVGGFDGGGLHFTGILRDISERKALEDRLQQQRLELLHVHRLTVAGELAATMAHELNQPLGAIANYLGGAKLRFRAVFEDHPRLAEAIDETLRLSQRAAEVVHGIRDLVRRRETGRDWVAVEAVVDAALAVARQELARRKIAVVRHLPAALPPVWGQRVHLQQVLLNLMLNAMEAMEAIPPERRRLAVSAGPVSPTEIEIAVADTGPGFSDGLAGTMFEPFVSTKAKGIGLGLSICRTIAEAHGGHIVADSVPDAGAVFKLVLPTGDGRSGA; from the coding sequence ATGTTCCAAACCCTCCTATCCTGGTTCTTCCGCGGGGATTTCCTGCCCCATGGCAATTGCTTGATCTGGAGCCGGGGCTTGATCGAACTGCATGTGATTTCCGACGCCCTGACCGGCTTGGCCTATTACTCGATCCCGTTCGGGCTGGCCTTCTTCGTGCGGCGGCGCACCGATCTGGTCTACCGTTGGATGTTCATCCTGTTCGCCAGTTTCATCCTGGCTTGCGGCACCACCCATTTCTTCGATATCTGGGTGCTGTGGCATCCCGATTACGCCGTGCAGGGCATCTTGAAGGCGGTGACGGCGGCGGTGTCGGTGTGTACCGCCATCTTGCTGTGGCCGGTGCTGCGCCGGGCTTTGTACCTGCCCAGCCCTGCCGAGTTGGCACGGATCAACGCCCGGTTGGAGCGCGAAATCGCCTGCCACCGCGAAGCCGTCGCCCATCTGGAGGCCGAGGCCGCCGGGCGGCGGCTGTTGGAGGAAAAGCTCAGGCGCAACGAAGCCCGGTTGCGGGCCATCCTCGACACCGCCGTGGAAGGCATCGTCACCATCGACGACCAGGGCGTGATCGAACTGTGCAATCCCGCCGCCGCCCAGATGTTCGGCTACACGGTCGATGAATTGCTCGGGCGCAACGTCAACCAACTCATGCCCCAGCCCTTGCGGGAGGCGCACGATGCTCTGCTCGCCAAGACCCGGATATCCAGTCCCAACCGTAGCCTGTCTTGCGGGCGCGAATTGTCGGGCTTGCGCAAAAATGGCTCGGTGTTCCCGGTGGAAATCGCCGTCGGCGGGTTCGATGGCGGCGGCCTCCATTTCACCGGCATCCTGCGTGATATCAGCGAGCGCAAGGCTTTGGAGGACCGCCTGCAACAACAGCGGCTTGAATTGCTGCATGTGCATCGCCTCACCGTGGCGGGCGAATTGGCCGCGACCATGGCCCATGAACTCAACCAACCGCTGGGGGCCATCGCCAATTACCTGGGCGGGGCCAAGCTCCGGTTCCGCGCCGTGTTCGAGGACCATCCCCGCCTGGCCGAGGCCATCGACGAGACCTTGCGCCTGTCACAACGCGCCGCCGAGGTGGTGCATGGTATCCGCGACTTGGTCCGGCGGCGCGAGACGGGCCGGGACTGGGTGGCGGTCGAAGCCGTGGTCGATGCCGCCCTGGCCGTGGCCCGCCAGGAGTTGGCCCGGCGCAAGATCGCCGTGGTCCGGCATCTTCCCGCCGCCTTGCCGCCGGTCTGGGGCCAGCGGGTGCATTTGCAGCAGGTGTTGTTGAACCTGATGCTCAACGCCATGGAGGCGATGGAAGCCATCCCGCCCGAACGCCGCCGGCTCGCGGTGAGCGCCGGGCCGGTGTCGCCCACGGAAATCGAAATCGCCGTGGCCGATACCGGGCCGGGGTTTTCCGATGGTTTGGCCGGGACGATGTTCGAGCCTTTCGTCAGCACCAAGGCCAAGGGCATCGGCCTGGGCCTGTCGATCTGCCGCACCATCGCCGAGGCGCATGGCGGGCATATCGTGGCGGACTCGGTCCCGGACGCGGGGGCGGTGTTCAAACTGGTCTTGCCGACGGGCGACGGAAGGAGCGGGGCATGA
- a CDS encoding response regulator transcription factor: MKDSTVFVVDDDQDMRQSFKWLIESVGLPVEAFVSAEDFLAAYRDDRPGCLLLDVRMPGMGGLRLLERLRELGLCLPVIVITGHAEVWMAVQAMKAGAFDFLEKPVTHQQMLDRIQDALRQDRERRARAVECAAFRQRLALLTQREREVLDRMVRGEPSKAIALEFGLSERTIEKHRENLMHKMEARSLAQLIRGMVEFGREG, from the coding sequence ATGAAGGATTCCACGGTGTTCGTGGTGGACGACGACCAGGACATGCGGCAGTCGTTCAAATGGTTGATCGAATCGGTGGGCTTGCCGGTCGAGGCGTTTGTGTCGGCGGAGGATTTCCTGGCGGCCTACCGGGACGATAGGCCGGGGTGTTTGCTGCTGGATGTGCGGATGCCGGGGATGGGCGGCTTGCGCTTGTTGGAGCGCCTGCGGGAGTTGGGCTTGTGCTTGCCGGTCATCGTCATCACCGGCCACGCCGAGGTGTGGATGGCGGTGCAGGCCATGAAGGCGGGCGCGTTCGATTTCCTGGAGAAGCCGGTGACCCACCAGCAAATGTTGGACCGCATCCAGGACGCCCTGCGCCAGGACCGGGAGCGGCGGGCGCGGGCCGTGGAATGCGCCGCGTTCCGGCAGCGGTTGGCCCTGCTCACCCAGCGCGAGCGCGAGGTGCTGGACCGCATGGTGCGGGGCGAGCCGAGCAAGGCCATCGCCCTGGAATTCGGGCTCAGCGAGCGGACCATCGAGAAGCACCGCGAGAACCTCATGCACAAGATGGAGGCGCGGTCGCTGGCGCAGTTGATCCGGGGGATGGTGGAGTTCGGGCGGGAGGGGTGA
- the rodA gene encoding rod shape-determining protein RodA has product MNDILPELRLGPARRGASPLSRLHIDLPLMGGLGMLAALAMVILYSSSGQSLEVLLRQAARLALATGIMLAVAQIHPRHLKFHSPALYLVGVTLLALVLLMGKISMGAQRWLDLGVVRFQPSELTKLSTPMMIAWYLSNQAPPPNFKHLLAAGFLILLPTLMIAKQPDLGTAVLVGTGGAAVVFLAGLPWIYLLGLAALGGSLLPVVWHFMHGYQRDRVLTFLNPEADPLGRGYHIIQSKIAIGSGGVYGKGWLHGTQAHLEFLPERSTDFIFAVFAEEFGLLGCAGLLAIYLFILGRCLYIVMQAPDRYSRYLAGALTLTFFVYVFVNIGMVIGILPVVGVPLPLVSYGGTSMVTLLAGFGMLMSIQTHQRRNGG; this is encoded by the coding sequence ATGAACGATATCCTTCCCGAGTTGCGCCTAGGCCCGGCCCGGCGCGGTGCCTCGCCGCTCAGCCGGCTCCATATCGACCTGCCCTTGATGGGCGGCCTCGGGATGCTGGCGGCGCTGGCGATGGTGATCCTGTATTCCTCGTCCGGGCAAAGCCTGGAGGTGCTGCTGCGGCAGGCGGCGCGGCTGGCACTGGCCACCGGCATCATGCTGGCCGTCGCCCAAATCCATCCGCGCCATTTGAAATTCCACAGCCCGGCCTTGTACCTGGTGGGCGTGACGCTGCTGGCCCTGGTGTTGCTGATGGGCAAGATCAGCATGGGGGCGCAGCGCTGGCTGGATTTGGGCGTGGTCCGGTTCCAGCCCTCGGAGCTGACCAAGCTCTCGACCCCGATGATGATCGCCTGGTACCTATCGAACCAAGCCCCGCCGCCCAACTTCAAGCACCTCCTGGCGGCGGGTTTCCTGATCCTGCTGCCCACCCTCATGATCGCCAAGCAACCGGACCTCGGCACCGCCGTCCTGGTGGGGACGGGCGGGGCCGCCGTGGTGTTCCTGGCCGGCTTGCCCTGGATTTATCTCCTGGGGCTGGCCGCCCTGGGCGGGAGCCTCCTGCCCGTGGTCTGGCATTTCATGCACGGCTACCAGCGCGACCGGGTATTGACCTTCCTCAACCCGGAGGCCGACCCCCTGGGCCGCGGCTACCATATCATCCAATCCAAGATCGCTATCGGCTCGGGCGGGGTTTATGGCAAGGGCTGGCTGCACGGCACCCAGGCCCATTTGGAATTCCTGCCGGAGCGCTCCACCGACTTCATCTTCGCCGTGTTCGCCGAGGAATTCGGGCTATTGGGCTGTGCGGGGTTGCTGGCGATCTATCTGTTCATCCTCGGGCGCTGCCTGTATATCGTGATGCAGGCCCCGGACCGCTATAGCCGCTATCTGGCGGGGGCTTTGACGCTCACTTTCTTCGTCTATGTGTTCGTGAACATCGGCATGGTGATCGGCATCCTGCCGGTGGTGGGCGTGCCGCTGCCCTTGGTGAGCTATGGCGGTACCTCGATGGTGACCTTGCTGGCGGGCTTCGGGATGCTGATGTCGATCCAGACCCACCAGCGGCGCAACGGGGGCTGA
- the mrdA gene encoding penicillin-binding protein 2, producing MDREFIFKDNFRENRMFLNRIVASVIGMLALTLALVARLIYLQVVGHELYTNLSHDNQVKIAPLAPSRGLIFDRNGEVLADNIATYSLEIVPEQVPDLKATLAELKALINIGDEEIARFQTQRGQRKSFESVPLRLELSEEDIARFAVKMPYFPGVEIRTRLLRAYPYADLTAHAVGYVGRINEAELQVLDPAQYRGTYHIGKTGVEKSYEAILHGKTGYEEYETNVQGRAIQVLGTTDPLTGADLYLSLDIRLQKTALDALGEYSGAVVAIEPATGKVLAMASKPSFDPNPFIHGIGKELYDSLQNDKERPLYDRVLRGVYPPGSTVKPFVALAGMEYLDLNPGKKSYCPGYYKLPNSDHKYRDWRKGGHGPVDLRLALVQSCDVYFYELANHIGIDHLQEYMSRFGFGRHTGIDLEGEKSGLFPSREWKKKKRKTQQWFPGETLIAGIGQGYVQVTPLQLARAVAMLANQGHSVEPRLVDSIKAGYAVDNPYPRNHEETVGQIDHKRWQAIADAMIDVVHSQRGTAKGIAPGLRYHMAGKTGTAQVFTVGQGQDYKKMNITKEMRDHAWFVAFAPAENPRIAVAVIAEHGGHGGSVAAPIARAVMDQYLNERP from the coding sequence ATGGACCGCGAATTCATCTTCAAGGACAACTTCCGGGAAAACCGGATGTTCCTGAACCGTATCGTCGCCAGCGTCATCGGCATGTTGGCGCTGACCCTGGCCTTGGTGGCGCGTTTGATCTATCTGCAAGTGGTCGGCCACGAGCTATACACCAACCTCTCGCACGACAACCAGGTCAAGATCGCCCCGCTGGCCCCCTCCCGCGGCCTGATCTTCGACCGCAACGGCGAGGTGCTGGCCGACAACATCGCCACCTACAGCCTGGAGATCGTCCCCGAGCAGGTGCCGGACCTCAAGGCCACCCTGGCCGAACTCAAGGCGCTCATCAATATCGGCGACGAGGAGATCGCCCGCTTCCAAACCCAGCGCGGCCAGCGCAAGAGCTTCGAAAGCGTGCCCCTGCGACTCGAACTCAGCGAGGAAGATATCGCCCGTTTCGCGGTGAAGATGCCGTATTTCCCCGGCGTGGAAATCCGTACCCGGCTGTTGCGGGCCTATCCCTACGCCGATTTGACGGCCCATGCCGTGGGCTATGTGGGCCGCATCAACGAGGCCGAATTGCAGGTGCTGGACCCGGCCCAATACCGCGGCACCTACCATATCGGCAAGACCGGGGTGGAAAAGAGCTACGAGGCCATCCTGCACGGCAAGACCGGCTACGAGGAATACGAGACCAATGTCCAGGGCCGCGCCATCCAGGTCCTGGGCACCACCGATCCCTTGACCGGGGCCGATCTTTATCTTTCGCTGGACATCCGCCTGCAAAAAACCGCCCTCGACGCCCTGGGCGAATATTCGGGAGCGGTGGTCGCCATCGAACCCGCCACCGGCAAAGTGCTAGCGATGGCGAGCAAGCCCAGCTTCGACCCCAACCCCTTCATCCACGGCATCGGCAAGGAACTCTACGACAGCCTGCAAAACGACAAGGAACGACCCTTGTACGACCGGGTTTTGCGCGGCGTCTATCCGCCCGGCTCGACCGTGAAGCCGTTCGTGGCCCTGGCCGGGATGGAATACCTGGATTTGAATCCCGGCAAGAAAAGCTATTGCCCCGGCTATTACAAACTGCCGAATTCCGACCACAAATACCGCGATTGGCGCAAGGGCGGGCACGGGCCGGTGGACCTGCGGTTGGCCCTGGTCCAATCCTGCGACGTGTATTTCTACGAACTCGCCAACCATATCGGCATCGACCATTTGCAAGAATATATGAGCCGTTTCGGCTTCGGCAGGCATACCGGCATCGACCTGGAAGGCGAGAAATCCGGCCTGTTCCCTTCCCGCGAATGGAAGAAGAAAAAGCGCAAGACCCAGCAATGGTTCCCCGGCGAAACCCTGATCGCCGGCATCGGCCAGGGCTATGTGCAGGTCACGCCCTTGCAACTGGCCCGCGCCGTGGCGATGCTCGCCAACCAGGGCCACAGCGTGGAACCGCGACTGGTGGACAGCATCAAAGCCGGCTACGCGGTGGACAACCCCTATCCCCGCAACCACGAAGAAACCGTGGGCCAGATCGACCACAAGCGCTGGCAGGCCATCGCCGACGCCATGATCGACGTGGTGCATAGCCAGCGGGGCACGGCCAAGGGCATCGCGCCCGGCCTCCGCTACCACATGGCCGGCAAGACCGGCACCGCCCAGGTCTTCACCGTGGGCCAGGGCCAGGACTACAAAAAGATGAACATCACTAAAGAAATGCGCGACCATGCCTGGTTCGTGGCCTTCGCCCCGGCGGAGAACCCGCGCATCGCCGTCGCCGTGATCGCCGAGCATGGCGGCCATGGCGGCTCGGTGGCCGCGCCCATCGCCCGCGCGGTCATGGATCAATACCTCAACGAACGGCCATGA
- the mreD gene encoding rod shape-determining protein MreD: MPDLNVRTYMVMGASLVLAMMLRILPLPHEWFIFNPDWIALCLIYWTMALPERVGVGTAWLTGLFADVLTGRMLGQHAVAYSVIAYLSLRFYRRLRLYPLPQQCLWVLGFLLAGQVLVYWTQHIKNAESMTRAYWLPPLAGAVVWPWVRIALRHLRRRYKIA, from the coding sequence ATGCCCGACCTTAACGTCCGCACCTACATGGTGATGGGAGCCAGCCTGGTGCTGGCGATGATGTTGCGCATCCTGCCCCTGCCGCACGAGTGGTTCATCTTCAACCCGGATTGGATCGCGTTGTGCCTGATTTACTGGACCATGGCCTTGCCGGAACGGGTGGGCGTGGGCACGGCCTGGCTGACCGGGCTGTTCGCCGATGTACTGACCGGGCGGATGCTGGGCCAGCACGCCGTGGCCTATTCGGTGATCGCCTATCTGAGCCTACGCTTCTACCGGCGGCTGCGGCTGTATCCGCTACCCCAGCAATGCCTGTGGGTGCTGGGATTCCTGTTGGCCGGGCAGGTGTTGGTCTATTGGACCCAGCACATCAAGAACGCCGAAAGCATGACCCGCGCCTATTGGCTGCCGCCCCTGGCCGGGGCCGTGGTCTGGCCCTGGGTGCGGATCGCGCTCCGGCATCTGCGGCGGCGCTACAAGATCGCCTGA
- the mreC gene encoding rod shape-determining protein MreC, translating to MAACVAAGLVLLTIEQHGAWQGLRLPFATLIYPLQQAVNSPVHLVRKAIDTLSSYTDLAAENQRLRDEQLVLKTKLLKFAALEQENIRLRGLLDTSFKVGEQVLIAELLSINLVPYEHVVVVNKGSRFGVHPQQAVFDGNGVVGQVLRVTPQTAEVMLITDPSHAIPVQINRNGLRTIALGTGQIDRLALPYLPSNADVQVGDLLVTSGMGGVFPQGYPVAKVTAISPQKSPFAKISAVPVAQLDRNRELLLVWSDSQPIPRIPEAVPNPAPRSPTADARP from the coding sequence TTGGCCGCTTGCGTGGCGGCGGGCTTGGTGCTGTTGACCATCGAACAGCACGGCGCTTGGCAAGGACTCAGGCTCCCGTTCGCGACCTTGATCTATCCCTTGCAGCAGGCCGTCAATTCCCCCGTACACCTGGTCCGCAAAGCCATCGACACGCTTTCCAGCTATACCGACCTCGCCGCCGAGAACCAACGGCTGCGCGACGAGCAATTGGTCCTCAAAACCAAGCTGCTGAAATTCGCCGCGCTGGAACAGGAGAACATCCGGCTGCGGGGCTTGCTCGATACTTCGTTCAAGGTGGGCGAGCAAGTCCTGATCGCCGAACTCCTGTCGATCAACCTCGTGCCCTACGAACATGTGGTGGTGGTCAACAAGGGCAGCCGCTTCGGCGTGCATCCGCAGCAAGCGGTATTCGACGGCAATGGCGTGGTGGGACAAGTCCTCAGGGTCACGCCGCAGACCGCCGAGGTCATGCTCATCACCGACCCCAGCCACGCCATCCCGGTCCAGATCAACCGCAACGGCCTGAGGACCATCGCGCTCGGCACCGGCCAGATCGACCGGCTGGCCCTCCCTTACCTCCCCAGCAACGCCGATGTGCAGGTCGGCGATTTGCTGGTGACTTCGGGCATGGGCGGGGTGTTCCCGCAGGGCTATCCGGTGGCCAAGGTCACGGCCATCTCCCCACAGAAAAGCCCCTTCGCCAAGATCAGCGCCGTGCCGGTGGCGCAGTTGGACCGCAACCGGGAATTGCTCCTGGTATGGAGCGATTCCCAGCCCATCCCGAGGATTCCCGAGGCCGTGCCCAATCCGGCCCCGCGCAGCCCGACCGCCGATGCCCGACCTTAA
- a CDS encoding rod shape-determining protein, producing MFFKHLRGFFSNDLSIDLGTANTLIYIRGQGIVVNEPSVVAIREDRNRGQKTIAAVGAAAKSMLGRTPGNITAIRPLKDGVIADFTVTEKMLQYFIHKVHRNKLFRPSPRVLVCVPCGSTQVERRAIKESAAGAGAREVYLIEEPMAAAIGAGLPVDEARGSMVLDIGGGTSEVAVISLNGIVYSASVRIGGDRLDDAIMNYVRRNYGTLIGEATAERIKHEIGAAYPGSEVREIEVKGRNLSEGVPRSFVLNSNEILEAIQEPLQGIVGAVKVALEQTPPELGADVADRGIYITGGGALLKDIDRLIAEETGLPVHIAEDPMTCVARGGGKILELLDEKGSAVFSLE from the coding sequence ATGTTCTTCAAACATCTCCGGGGTTTTTTTTCCAATGATCTTTCCATCGACCTCGGGACCGCCAATACCCTGATTTATATCCGCGGCCAAGGCATCGTGGTGAACGAACCCTCGGTGGTCGCCATCCGCGAAGACCGCAACCGGGGCCAGAAAACCATCGCGGCGGTGGGTGCCGCCGCTAAGTCCATGCTGGGCCGCACCCCCGGCAACATCACCGCCATCCGCCCCCTGAAGGACGGCGTCATCGCCGACTTCACCGTCACCGAGAAAATGCTCCAGTACTTCATCCACAAGGTCCACCGCAACAAACTGTTCCGGCCCAGCCCCAGGGTGTTGGTCTGCGTGCCTTGCGGCTCGACCCAGGTCGAGCGCCGCGCCATCAAGGAATCCGCCGCCGGGGCCGGCGCCCGCGAGGTGTACTTGATCGAGGAACCCATGGCCGCCGCCATCGGCGCGGGATTGCCGGTGGACGAAGCCCGCGGCTCCATGGTGCTGGACATCGGCGGCGGCACTTCCGAAGTGGCGGTGATTTCACTCAACGGCATCGTTTATTCGGCCTCGGTGCGGATCGGCGGCGACCGCCTCGACGACGCCATCATGAACTATGTGCGCCGCAACTACGGCACCTTGATCGGCGAGGCCACCGCCGAGCGCATCAAGCACGAGATCGGCGCGGCCTACCCCGGCAGCGAAGTGCGGGAAATCGAAGTGAAGGGCCGCAACCTATCGGAAGGCGTGCCGCGCAGCTTCGTCCTCAACAGCAACGAAATCCTGGAAGCCATCCAGGAACCCCTGCAAGGCATCGTCGGCGCGGTCAAGGTCGCGCTGGAACAAACCCCGCCGGAACTCGGGGCCGACGTGGCCGACCGCGGCATCTATATCACCGGCGGCGGCGCCCTGCTCAAAGATATCGACCGCCTGATCGCCGAGGAAACCGGCCTCCCGGTCCACATCGCCGAAGACCCCATGACCTGCGTCGCCCGTGGCGGCGGCAAAATCCTGGAACTGCTGGACGAGAAGGGTTCGGCCGTGTTCTCGCTGGAATAA
- the gatC gene encoding Asp-tRNA(Asn)/Glu-tRNA(Gln) amidotransferase subunit GatC, with amino-acid sequence MSLTSENVNKIAWLARLAIDPDKTEAYARDLSGILDLVAQMEAVDTDTVPPMAHPLDQAQRLRPDEPLEPDQRARFQAHAPLVEAGLYLVPKVIE; translated from the coding sequence ATGTCCCTGACTTCCGAAAATGTGAACAAAATCGCATGGCTGGCCCGGTTGGCCATCGATCCCGACAAGACCGAAGCCTACGCCCGCGACCTGTCCGGCATCCTCGATCTGGTGGCCCAGATGGAGGCGGTGGACACCGACACGGTGCCGCCCATGGCCCATCCTTTGGACCAAGCCCAACGGCTCCGCCCCGACGAGCCGCTCGAACCCGATCAACGGGCGCGGTTCCAGGCCCATGCGCCCTTGGTCGAAGCCGGACTTTATCTGGTGCCCAAGGTGATCGAATAA
- the gatA gene encoding Asp-tRNA(Asn)/Glu-tRNA(Gln) amidotransferase subunit GatA — protein sequence MHDKTIAELALGLRNKEFSSVELTQAFLSRIQRYDGQLNSFITVTQDSALAAAKAADERIARGEAGPLTGVPLGQKDIFCTQGVRTSCGSKMLDRFISPYDATVVERFKQAGTVMLGKLNMDEFAMGSSNETSFYGPVRNPWDTGTVPGGSSGGSAAAVAARLVPGATGTDTGGSIRQPASFCGITGIKPTYGRVSRWGMIAFASSLDQGGPMARTAEDCALMLRTMAGFDPKDSTSVDLPVPDYAACLNGSLEGLRIGLPKEFFGDGLDADIARLIHAAVAEYEKLGATVKEISLPNMHLSVPAYYVVAPAECSSNLARFDGVRYGHRCENPKDLKDLYMRSRGEGFGAEVQRRILIGTYALSAGYYDAYYLKAQKVRRLISEDFKRAFQEVDVILGPTAPSVAFRFGEKTADPVAMYLSDIYTIAVNLAGLPGMSIPVGFSNDLPVGMQIIGDYFAEERLLNVAHRYQQVTDWHRQAPAL from the coding sequence ATGCACGACAAAACCATCGCCGAATTAGCCTTGGGCTTGCGGAATAAAGAATTCAGCAGCGTCGAGTTGACGCAAGCCTTCCTGTCCCGCATCCAGCGCTACGACGGCCAGCTTAACAGCTTCATCACCGTGACCCAGGACAGCGCCTTGGCCGCAGCGAAGGCCGCCGACGAGCGGATCGCCCGTGGCGAGGCCGGACCCCTGACCGGCGTGCCCCTCGGCCAGAAGGACATCTTCTGCACCCAGGGTGTCCGCACCTCCTGCGGCTCCAAGATGCTCGACCGTTTCATCTCGCCCTATGACGCCACCGTGGTGGAGCGTTTCAAACAAGCCGGGACCGTGATGCTGGGCAAGCTCAACATGGATGAGTTCGCCATGGGTTCCTCCAACGAAACCAGCTTCTACGGGCCGGTCAGGAATCCTTGGGATACCGGCACGGTGCCGGGCGGTTCTTCCGGTGGTTCGGCGGCGGCGGTGGCGGCGCGGTTGGTGCCGGGCGCGACCGGCACCGATACCGGCGGTTCCATCCGCCAGCCCGCCTCGTTCTGTGGCATCACCGGCATCAAGCCGACCTATGGCCGGGTGTCGCGCTGGGGCATGATCGCCTTCGCCTCCAGCCTGGACCAGGGCGGCCCCATGGCCCGCACCGCCGAGGATTGCGCCCTGATGTTGCGCACCATGGCCGGGTTCGATCCCAAGGACTCCACCAGCGTGGATTTGCCGGTGCCGGATTATGCCGCCTGTTTGAATGGCAGCTTGGAAGGCTTGCGGATCGGCCTGCCCAAGGAATTCTTCGGCGATGGCCTGGACGCCGATATCGCCCGCCTGATCCACGCCGCCGTGGCCGAATACGAAAAGCTGGGCGCGACGGTGAAGGAAATTTCCCTGCCCAATATGCATTTGTCGGTGCCCGCCTATTACGTGGTCGCGCCCGCCGAGTGTTCGTCCAATCTGGCCCGCTTCGACGGTGTGCGCTACGGCCATCGCTGCGAGAATCCCAAGGACTTGAAGGATTTGTACATGCGTTCCCGCGGCGAGGGCTTCGGGGCCGAGGTGCAGCGCCGCATCCTGATCGGCACTTACGCGCTGTCGGCGGGATATTACGACGCTTATTACCTCAAGGCGCAGAAGGTGCGCCGCCTCATCAGCGAGGATTTCAAGCGGGCGTTCCAGGAGGTCGATGTCATCCTGGGACCGACCGCGCCTTCGGTGGCGTTCCGTTTCGGCGAAAAGACCGCCGATCCGGTCGCCATGTACCTGTCGGATATTTACACCATCGCGGTGAATCTGGCCGGTTTGCCGGGCATGTCGATCCCAGTGGGCTTTTCCAATGATCTGCCGGTGGGGATGCAGATCATCGGCGATTATTTCGCGGAAGAGCGCTTGCTAAACGTGGCGCACCGTTATCAGCAGGTCACGGATTGGCATCGGCAAGCGCCGGCCTTGTGA
- a CDS encoding zinc ribbon domain-containing protein, with protein MAGDRAYEMLWDCGYCGARKLLGKSQKFCPQCGAPQDAQTRYFPDEQDKVEVLGHRYQGADKICPACQAPSGAKAEFCGRCGSPLGDAPEARRLQDQVRAEDAKFAESLSLRRLEAEQRKHPSVVESVAAIPKRRGYLWATMALGIVALVVGLLFWTRQETVVVSGHYWRQAIQIERYGPVAESAWCDSMPFAAYGVARHSEIRSYQQIPDGQDCQVRRVDRGDGTFTEHQECRPQYRSEPVYGERCDYRIDRWSWSREASAEGHDLAPRWPQTGLAGARPCLGCEREGGRESRFEVLLRGQGREYRCGLAQEAWHGMRDGSRWTLKVGAVDKQPRCDSLKPVD; from the coding sequence ATGGCCGGGGACCGCGCCTATGAAATGCTCTGGGATTGCGGCTACTGCGGTGCCCGGAAACTCCTGGGCAAGAGCCAGAAATTCTGTCCCCAATGCGGTGCGCCGCAGGATGCCCAAACCCGCTATTTCCCGGACGAGCAGGACAAGGTCGAAGTCCTGGGCCACCGCTACCAAGGGGCCGACAAAATCTGCCCGGCCTGCCAAGCGCCCAGCGGGGCCAAGGCGGAATTCTGCGGGCGCTGTGGTTCCCCGCTGGGCGATGCGCCCGAGGCGCGGCGGCTGCAAGACCAAGTACGGGCCGAGGATGCCAAGTTCGCCGAGAGCCTATCGTTGCGGCGGCTGGAGGCGGAACAGCGGAAGCATCCATCGGTGGTGGAATCCGTGGCGGCGATCCCGAAACGACGGGGCTATCTTTGGGCCACCATGGCGCTGGGCATCGTCGCCCTCGTCGTTGGCTTGTTGTTCTGGACCCGGCAGGAAACCGTGGTGGTGTCCGGCCATTACTGGCGGCAAGCAATCCAGATCGAGCGTTACGGGCCGGTGGCCGAATCGGCGTGGTGCGATTCCATGCCGTTCGCAGCCTATGGGGTTGCCCGGCATTCGGAAATCCGCTCGTATCAACAAATCCCCGACGGCCAGGATTGCCAGGTGCGGCGGGTGGACCGGGGCGATGGGACGTTCACCGAACATCAGGAATGCCGCCCCCAATACCGCAGCGAACCCGTCTACGGCGAGCGCTGCGATTACCGCATCGACCGCTGGTCGTGGAGCCGAGAAGCCAGCGCCGAAGGCCACGACCTCGCGCCGCGCTGGCCGCAAACGGGTTTGGCGGGTGCCCGCCCATGCTTGGGTTGCGAGCGGGAAGGCGGGCGCGAATCGCGCTTCGAGGTCTTGCTGCGCGGCCAGGGCCGGGAGTACCGCTGCGGCTTGGCGCAGGAAGCTTGGCACGGGATGCGGGACGGCAGTCGTTGGACCCTCAAGGTCGGGGCGGTGGATAAGCAACCGCGTTGCGATAGCTTGAAGCCGGTGGATTGA